CTCAAGTTGATGAGAATTTTCTcttttgaaaaataataaataatgtatagaagtaaataaaaagaagatgctttatagaaataaaaaaagaaacttaggatttttattttgagaatttaccCTTCAAAATCTCACGCTTTAGCTTAGAAAATGATGCACATTAAtaattcataaaatgataaagTTACAACTTCTAATTTCACTAGGAATCTCAGTTAAACTATGAAAACAACCATACATAAGATAAAAATgaagtttaaataaatattttatataaaaaatataaatattttatatattctgtCTCGATGTATCAAATGAATCCCAAAAATAGTACGGTTACATTGGTAGAGATGCAATATTCCACATTGTAAGGATAAGTACGAAGCCTGCTGTAGTTGGGACAAGTTGTTGATCTCGATCGAACTTTTCCTTTTCCTCTGTTTTTGGCTTAAGGATTAGTAGTACTAAAGAATAAGAATGGTTGCAATGCAACTGGTGATTCCTGTGTTAATGTCATTCATCTCTTCGTGATATATCTTCATTCGTAAGATATGGTGTTGTTATTGTATTGCCACTACCAACATCCTATATAGGTTTTTCTATATAAAATTCTaaacaaaattttcagattttataATTAGACTAATTAAAAAATTCAAGACCAAACCTATCAACTCAACTATTATAATTTACAGTCgaaaaatattatcttcttcaCAAATGAGATTTGAATTATAGGTTATCACCTTTGTAACTCTAATATGATACAAAAAAAATAGGGGAGAAATCATATGTAAACAAAACTCTTTCTCAAATAATATTAACAAGGTACTATTATTAATCCaagatcaaattaaaaaaaaaagaaggaaactaagatgaaaaaaagaaacttataatagattttttaaaaagaaaaacactGACTTTAACCCTATAAACTTAAACACTTAGATGgatctatatatataaatattatttatttataagtatagaataataatttaaattaagagATCCTTATCAAAAAAATTGTatctaattaaattatttaaaaataaaaaattaaaattttaaattttaaaaattaataacttAAATCTTAGAAACACGAACTTATATTATTTCAACAAAGATAACTACTAAGGAACAATGGAAGATTCAACCTCCTAGAGTTCAATCCCGATTCTTAATCGATGAATAATATGAGTCCGACGCTTCTTTTGTAACTCTCGGAAATTTTTCATACTAATTTTGTTTCATGCCTAATTTCATATGGAATCTCAAAGTGActctattttattatattttatttatatcttaatttcattcatttaatatccctgCTGTCATGGACATAACATAGACTTGCATTGATTTAATGGATGGCAGTGAGGGAGAGAGACATTGCAAAGAGAGGACAGATTGAACTCCAACTTTGTTTGGTGTTAGGGGAGCAATGAGATGTAATTTGGGATCAGAGTTTGAAAAGAGAGAATAAATGAAGATTGCAGGGTGAGGAGAGAGATGTGAAAGCTGCTGATAGCAGTACTAATTACTGTGCTTTCCATCATGAATGGTTGAAGCACATGCCCTCCTAAATAAGCCTGGAAGAGAAATGAACCTTACAGCGATGGTTTCCTTTTGCTACTCTCTCTCCCGTCACAAGTTCTACTGCCTCAAGCTGTGATGCAGCGAACCATTCTAAACATCTATGTAAAAAGTGTTGGATTTGATAAGTATTTTAGGATttagtagtaaatatcttagaaaaATAAGACAAATCTAATTTATATCTTCTGTAAAAGTTTTATATGCTTTTAAATTTTGATGAGGTGTTTATGGATTTTTAAAGATGGTGAAACTCTCTAAGATATCTAGAGAGGATAAGACTCTAAAATGAGGAAAAAAAAGCTATAAATTCTTTCGGATTATATAAAAGAGTATATAAGAATTTAGGACATAAGCATGAAATTATCGAACGGTATTAATCTTATAATATGTTCTTTAATTGTTAATCTTATaatatgtttttgttttttttcatttCGAGATCTCTCCTTCAAATAAAAACAAAGAAACCCAATCCAaaagtgtttttttttctctctccataCGTTAACGGAGGCAGGGGCGGCTCTGCTCGCTGCATTGACACGAGAGCAAAAGGCAACAGCAAAGTATGCAAAGATTGCAAGAGATGCGGCAGGGAACAATGGCTCCAATCATCATTTGCAGCACCACCTTGAGACCAATCTTGCTGGGACAATGGCGGAAATAGGGGCACCAACCACCAATTTGAGCTCCTTCAAGCATTCTCTGACCATCACCTGGCCGTAGACGGTTGCACGGTGATGCCTTCATATACGAGTGGCAAAAGCAGAGGATGAAGTAAATGAACCGATGGAAGCAAACCATAATTGCCGCCGGTGAACATCTTGATGCTGCTCaagtctttcttcttctttatttaCCATAGTAAAGCTTCGTACGCAGAGGAGAGGACAAACGCATGCACTACTTGTGACATACCAATCGATTCAAAGAGAGGCTATCCGAGGGTAAAGGCTACCCTGCACATGGCTCGGTAGCATTCATCCAAAGTTCGTATCACAAACAGGAGACAAACACTGCATGGGTAGATTTGCTGTGATTTAGGAGGATCCGCTAACCAGAATATGGAGTTCTTCTTGTCGATGCTCGCAAAGATGAGCATCGATGTATGTGTTGCTTGGTTCAGATTGAAGAAGAAAACGAAACGGGAGGTTGCTATCCAAACTGCACTCACTTCCTATGCTGCACAACGCAATGCCAGAGATGGACTTGGCTTAGACAGGAAGGATGGGCAATCACATCCGCCAATGGTTGACATCAGATTGAAATGGCAGTAGCCAATGCGCGAATTTGTTGTGCTCCTGATCAGCAAGAATTCTCGCAGGCAGCGGCGGCGGCCGTGATCCTGAGCACCGGCGGCTGTTGATCGGGCTCCCCGTTCCTCCGCCAGAAGGCCCGCCGCCACCATACCTCGAAGCCCCTCTGGATGTTGGGGCAGTCGTCGCCGGCGTTGAGGAACCGGTCGAACCATGCGAGCAGGATCTCCTGCTGCGTGGCCAGCGGCAGCGTGAGAATGGTGTTGGCGAGGCCGTCCTCGATCAGGTGGCGGTCGAGGCCCTTGCATGCCCTCCGCATCCACCCGAAGTCCTCGTAGAATGGCTCCAGCCAGGTTCGCAGCAGCAGGCATCGCGCCTCCTTGGACACCAGAATCTGACCCTTCCCAACCGCGACGAACAGCCGTGCCGTCACCCGGCTCACCTCGTACCGGTGAATGGCCGGCACCCTGGGGTGCATCTCCGAGAGCTCCGCCTGGCACGCCCACGTCCGTAGGAAATCGTCGGCGATCTGCCGGTCGATGAGGATGTCGAGGATCCAGTGGAGGTTGTCCGCCTGCCGCGCGATCTGAGCGGCCTCGATGAGGTCGGACGCGGCGGCGAGGGCGAAGTGGTGGCGGAGCGAGCGGAGGCAGCCATCACAGGCGGAGTAGAGGGACTCCTTGCTGACGTCTCCGCCCCTGTTGGCGCCCCCACCGCCGCCCATTCCGCCACACTGTGAGGCGGTGTTGTTCTCGCGGAGCATCTTGGAGACCAGGCCCTTCATCTCCCGTCTCGCCTTCTCGTCCTTGCCCTCTAACACCACCTGGATTAGCCGGACGAGGATTTCCTCGCCTCCATTTCCGCCATTGGGCTCCTCGGCGTCGCATGTCGCCATTTCAAGGGACACCCGCTTGAGCACCTCCTCTGCGCCCGAGCTATCCAGGTGGAGCTGAGATAGAAGCGAGGccaccttctcctcctcgtcctccgccCAGGGGGCGGCTTCCAAGTACTCGAGGCAAGATAGAACCCCCGCATCAAAAGCGATCGACGCTGAAACCTAAGGAAAATGGCTGAAACCGTGAAATGTaggaagcagcagcagcggcaaaaACAGAGAGGGAGGGTCAAAGGCGGCACCTTTAGAATGCCGAGGACCTTGGAGACGTCCTCCCGCATAAGGCGCCGGCGCAGATCCTTGCAATACATCAGGCGGAGGGTCTCCACATAGACCTCGACGTCGTCGCAGTCAGAGATCTCCACGATGTGCGGAAGGGAGCGCTGCTGCTTGGACCAACGGTCCGAGAGCTTGGCGGCAAAGAAGCGGCTGTGCGCGACAAGGATGTTGCGGTGGACGTTGAGGGAGACGGTGAGGCCGTCCTTGGAGCTGAGGGTGAGGCGGACGTCCCCGGACTCCGCGTCGTTGAGCTGGTTCCCGGGGCTGCAGCTACCGATGATCTCAGCCACGCGCTCCTGGAGAAGGAGCTGGCGGTCCTGGGCTGAGGCGGCCGCTAAGGCAGCGCCGGCGCGGCCGGGGAGTGGCAGCTGAGGGGGGACGGCGGGGCGGGGGTGGTAGTCCTGCTCGTTCGCCATCATGTCGAAGAGGGTTGGGCTGGAGCGGGTCTTGTCGAggggcggcggtggcggaggggaCATGGGATTCAGAAGACCCGCGTTGAGGGCAGAGTTAAACTTGCTGTAGCTGGAGGGGTACGGGGGGTAGGGGGAGGAGAACGCAGCAGCAGCGGAAGCGGCGGGGGAGGCGGCAG
Above is a genomic segment from Musa acuminata AAA Group cultivar baxijiao chromosome BXJ3-4, Cavendish_Baxijiao_AAA, whole genome shotgun sequence containing:
- the LOC135634766 gene encoding BTB/POZ domain-containing protein At1g63850-like, which encodes MATSSHRLKTHTQQQPPPQPRTQPRPQQPNRRSNTNAKRRKRRETLPPHVVSSDGPWCCATSSSVAASPPHARRVPAVVPQDQAEAVLIAEVPPSASPSPLPMDASPAASPAASAAAAFSSPYPPYPSSYSKFNSALNAGLLNPMSPPPPPPLDKTRSSPTLFDMMANEQDYHPRPAVPPQLPLPGRAGAALAAASAQDRQLLLQERVAEIIGSCSPGNQLNDAESGDVRLTLSSKDGLTVSLNVHRNILVAHSRFFAAKLSDRWSKQQRSLPHIVEISDCDDVEVYVETLRLMYCKDLRRRLMREDVSKVLGILKVSASIAFDAGVLSCLEYLEAAPWAEDEEEKVASLLSQLHLDSSGAEEVLKRVSLEMATCDAEEPNGGNGGEEILVRLIQVVLEGKDEKARREMKGLVSKMLRENNTASQCGGMGGGGGANRGGDVSKESLYSACDGCLRSLRHHFALAAASDLIEAAQIARQADNLHWILDILIDRQIADDFLRTWACQAELSEMHPRVPAIHRYEVSRVTARLFVAVGKGQILVSKEARCLLLRTWLEPFYEDFGWMRRACKGLDRHLIEDGLANTILTLPLATQQEILLAWFDRFLNAGDDCPNIQRGFEVWWRRAFWRRNGEPDQQPPVLRITAAAAACENSC